The genome window AGAGAAAGCAACGGCATGAGCGCATTAACCCGCTATCGGTTGTGGTATGCCCGCGGCGCTGAACTGCGCTATGTGAGTCATCTGGATATGATGCTGGTGTGGGAGCGCACCTTCCGCCGCGCTCGATTGCCCCTGGCTTTTTCTCAAGGCTTCAACCCACGCCCGCGTTTTCACCTGGCAAGTGCTTTGCCTTTGGGCTTCACTTCACTTTGTGAAGTCGCAGATGTCTGGCTGGTCGAACCGCTTCCCCCCAAGGATGTACAGATACGAGTGCAAAGAGCGGCACCGCCCGGATTATCCCTTCAGCGGGTAGAAATCATTCCCTTACAACATCCCGCTTTGCAAACGCTGGTACTTTCGGCAGAATACCTCGTGAAATTCCGGGAAGGATGCCCCGCCGATATTGCCGAGCGGATCGAAAATCTGCTCAACCAAAAAGAAATTATTCGGGTCAGGCGGGAAAAGTCTTACGACTTACGCCCTTTAATTGAGGCGCTTCATCTGGTGACACTGCCCGAATCAGATTTACCCGCGCTTGCCATGCGCCTTTCAGCCAAGGAAAGCGCCACCGCACGCCCGGAAGAAGTTTTGCTGGCGCTGGGAATCGATCCCATTACCGCACGCATGGAGCGCACCCGTCTGATTTTTCAAGAGCCTGTCTCGACAAGTTAATCCATGCCACCCAGTACAGTCATCCTTTCAGGACTTTTTCAGACCGTGCTATAATCCGTCTCAATGAACCTGGATATTAAGACAGGCGTGGTTGTTGCCTCGTTCACCTTCCTGTTCTTATCGTTCTTTTCCTTCTGGACAGGATGGCGAACGATTCAAGCAGGGCGGCGACTGACCTACTTCCAAAAACGGCGTCAACGCCTCAGCCAGGGATGGCGGTTAGTATTCTTCTCCCTGATCTTTTTTGCCATGGGAGTAATCATCAATCGATTCGCTGAACCAGTGGCTTACCGGTATTTTCCCCCCACCCCAACCGTGACACTGACCCCTACAGTGACTCTAACCCCCACCATTACCCTGACGCCTACCATTACCCTGACGCCTACCATTACCAATACTCCTTCGATTACCAATACCCCCGCTATGCCCTCTGTGGTAGCGACGCAATTCCTCTCCACCATCACCCCCAATCCTTCTGCCGTGTTCAGTCCCCTGGTGTTTGCCACCAAACTGGATAAGAGTTTTCAACCCGTTGATCCGGCAGATATTTTCAAGAACCCGGTTCCGCAAATCTATGCCATCTTCAGTTATGATCAGATGACCGTGGGGTCGCAATGGAGTGCTCTCTGGTATCGGGGTAGCGAACTGGTATGCTTTGAAACCCTGCCCTGGAACGGTGGTACGGGCGGTTTTGGATATTCCGAGTGTATAGATCCCTTGGGCGGCTGGCTGCCGGGCGAATACGAAGTGCAGATCTTTGTCGGTACAGAATGGAAACGCTCCGGACGGTTTACCGTAGAAGGTGAACCGCCTACGCCACAACCCAGCCGTACGCCAACCCGCACGCCCGTCCCTACTGCTACGCCGGGTCCAAGCCCTACCCGTCCATCACCCACGCCATCTTTCACCGGGACTGCAACCAACACGCCCACGGTGACGCGCACTCCCACCATCACCAATACCCGCCGACCAACGGATACGCGCTGGCCCACAGCCACGGCAACTTCCACCCCTCGACCATAGTCTTAAGGGGCACCTCAAGGGTAGATTTCCAAAGTTAGAGGATACACCTGTGAAAATCGGCAAGCGCGCCAGCAATTTGTGCCCCGACGCGGGCATTCTGACGCAAGAGAGCAAGATTTGCCTGTAAACTGGTACCGCCGCTCAATTCTGCCATACGCGCCAGCAAGAATGGTGTTACCCCAGCCCCATGAATACCGCGCTGATTGGCTTCCTGAACGGCTTGCTCAATCCAGCGTTCTACCTGCTCTCGAGGTAAAGCCGCTTCCACCGGCGGCGGCACAACAACCAGCACGGCGCTGGAATTCCCCATCTGCCAGTGTGTTTGGGCAATCTTCGCCACTTCTTCGGGACTGTCCGCACGGACATCTACAGGCAAACCGCTTTCGCGTGAATAAAAGGCGGGGAATTCATCCGTCTGATACCCAACCACAGGAACGCCGTGCGTTTCCAGTACCTCACGAGTCGCCGGTAAGTCCAGAATGGCTTTGGCACCCGCACAAACAACCACCAGTGGAGAACGTCCCAATTCGAATAAATCGGCGCTAACGTCAAACGGGGCATGACGATGTACCCCGCCAATACCACCAGTAGCAAACACCCGGATTCCCACTTGGCGCGCTACCACCAGCGTACCGGCAACGGTGGTCCCGCCGCTTTCTCCCCGTGCCAGGGCAATGCCGAAATCTCTGGCACTGATCTTGCGCACCGCAGATTCCTGCGCCAAACTCTCCAGGGCTTCCGCCGACACCCCCACATAAACCGCCCCACGAAGCACACCAATAGTTGCCGGGGTTGCTCCCTGTTCCTGTACTTCCTGCTCCAGGGCATGCGCCAGTTGTACATTTACAGGATAGGGCAAACCATGCGTGACCACCGCAGTTTCCAGGGCTACCAGAGGAGTTTTTGCATCTAATGCCTTTTGTACAGCGGGGGAAAGGACTATCTTTTCCATACTTTCATCCAATCAATTGGTCGTAAAGGCTTTCCAGAGAAATCCCTGGGTACACCGGCCCGGTATGCCTCAACACTAGAGAGGCAGCAGTCACTCCAAGACGGACACTATCATCCAGCGGAATATTGTTGAGCAAACCAAATAGTGTGGTGGCTGTCAATGCATCCCCTGCACCGGTTGGGTCAACCACCTTTGTACGCACCGCGGGGACATGTCCACTGGTTTCAGAGGTAGCATACACTACTCCAAACGCCGCCAAAGCAATGATCACCACTTCAACCCCCTGGTTAATAAGAAACCGGGAGACTTCCAGGGCACTGGCTCGACCGGTTACATCGGGGGTATGATTGGTCAACACAGAAGCCTCTTTACTGTTGGTAGATAACAGGAAGAGATGCTTCAGGTAAGGCAACAAGCGCTCAGCGAGAACAACAGAGGTCGTATCGGCGCAAACAGGGACTTTCAAACGCCGCGCTTGCTGAACCACCACCTTCAGGGTCTTCGGTGGTAGATTCGCATCCACGAAAATCACGCTGGACTCGGCAAACAACGGTTCCAGTTCGCGGATATACGCAGGCGTCAACGCTTGAAGCACCTGCATATCCTCCAGCGCCATTTTCAAAGTTCCATCGGACTCATATACCGCCAGATAAGACCCCGTGTCGTACCCCTTGACATGGAGGCTGGGAGAAACATCTACCCCGCAGGAAGCCGTGTGTTCGAGTAAATCCGAACCAAAGGGGTCTTCTCCCACAGCGGTAGCCAACCGCACTGCTTGCCCTAAACGCGCCAGGTTTTCCGCCACATTGCGGGCTACCCCGCCGAAGGAAAATCGAATGCTTGCAGGATTAGCCAGGCGCTCGGTGACCGGCTCAGTAATTACGCCTACCATATCCAGCCCGGCGGCACCAATTGCCAGCACGGGACGATCAGCACGTTCCTGTAAACTTTCGAGGGACATATGTTGATTGTATTACAGATTTACCTGACAGAATTGAAAACTTTAAGTTAACAACCCTGTAAGGAAATCCTTGACAATTCTCAGTATAATCCCTTTAGAGGGATATCCATGAGTGTGACCAATCGTTCATTGTTTCGCTCGCTCTTACCAGGTGTTTTTCTGGGCTTTGTAGTGTTATTGGGACTGGCATTCCTGGGCGATTTACAGCACGTCAGTTCCACGATATTGGAATTCAAGGTGCAGTACTTTGGGATTGCCCTGGCATTTACCCTGCTGAATTATGCTTTACGTTTTGTGAAGTGGCATATTTACCTGAAGCAAATTGGCGTCCACCGACTTAAAATAGGGACAAGCCTGCGCATCTTTGTAGCGGGGTTTCCACTTGCCGTCACCCCAGGAAAAGTTGGTGAGGTATTAAAGGGGGTCTGGCTGATGCGGAAAACCTCCGTGCCAGTAGGACGGGGCGTTTCCGTGGTATTAGCAGAGCGGCTCAGCGACGGATTGGCTGTGGCTCTTCTTTCTACTATTGGCATTCTGGCTTTCCCCCAATACTGGATAGGTTTTGCCATCCTTCTGGCAGGCTTGATTGGGGTGATGATTCTCTCCCAAATCCGCCCTGCTGCATTATGGGTTTTAGATCAAATTGAAAGAGTTGGCTTTCTCAGGCGCTTTTCTCAGAATATTCGCGAGTTTTACGAAGGGAGTTTTACTCTGTTTCAACCGGGTGTAGCGATTCTGGCAGTCGGTTTAGGACTGATTTCCTGGTTGGGAGAAGGAATTGGTTTTTATTTTATCCTCAGAGGCTTGGGGTTAGAACCGACATCTCATCTCCTCCACACCGCTGTCTTTATTCTGGCTTTCTCCACGATCATCGGCGCGGTCTCGGCTCTGCCAGGCGGGTTAGGCGCGGCAGAAATTTCGATTGCCGGGCTGTTGACCCTGACGCTTCACCTCTCTCCAGACATCGCCTCTACAGCCACGGTATTGATTCGGCTGGCAACCTTATGGTTTGGAGTCTTCCTAGGGGTAATCACCTGGTCGTTCTCGCCCGACTTAACAGGTTTGGAGATGGCAAAAAGGCTCATCATCGAACCCAACACCCAACCTGAAAAACTGCTAAAATAAACACATTGCAGTGAATTTATTCGTCAGGTAAAATCAAGCCATGCCTTTAGCCGCGGGAACACTTCTCAATCACCGCTATCGAATTGTGTCCATCCTCGGACAGGGGGGGATGGGGGCTGTGTATCGAGCGGTGGATGAGCACCTGGGGGTTCATGTTGCAGTAAAGGAAAACCTGTTCCTTACCGATGAATACAGCCGTCAGTTTGAACGTGAAGCCCGTATCCTTGCCGGCTTAAGACATCCTGGACTGCCTCATGTGACCGACTACTTTGTCCTCCCCGGGCAGGGGCAGTATCTGGTCATGGATTACATTGAGGGAGAAGACCTGCGCCAGCGCATGGAACGTGCTGGGGTTCTACCGGAAAACGAGGTCATTCTGATTGGGATCTCTGTTTGCGAAGCGTTGAATTACCTGCACACCCGCCCCCAGCCCATCATCCATCGAGATTTGAAACCCGGAAATATCAAGGTCACTCCGGAAGGGCAAGCCGTACTGGTAGATTTCGGGCTGGCAAAGATCATGGAAGGGAATCAGGTGACCATGACCGGCGCACGTGCCATGACACCAGGTTATTCCCCCCCAGAGCAGTACGGCACCTCTCACACCGATGAGCGCAGTGATGTGTATTCTCTTGGGGCAACCCTCTACGCCGCACTTACCGGCTCCATTCCTGAAGATGGGCTGAACCGTCTAACAGGAAAGGAACAGTTAACCGACATCCGCAAATTGCGCCCCAAAATCAACCGCCGTTTGGCAGAAGTCATTGAAAAAGCCCTGGAAGTAGATCCCGATGATCGTTTTCAGAGTGTCGAGGAGTTCCGTCAAGCCCTGATTGAATGCAGTGAGGTGGGCGCATTCTTCAAAGAGCGTCCTACCATTTCCCCGCCTCCCCCGGAATTACTGGCAGAGGAACTGGCTCAAAATGGTAATGTACAACCCTCAACCAACGGCAAACAGAAATCCAAGCGCAATTTCAGGAAACGCCGTCGATTCCAACCCGGTGTACTGATTCCCGTTTTTGCCTTGCTGGTGGGACTTTCATACCTGTTGTTCACCCTTCGTCCTGACCTTTCCCAAAGCCTTTTTGCCGGTTTTTACCCCTCTACCCCCTTTGTTGCCACTGAATCTGCCTCTGCAACACCTTCCTTAGAGGTTAATCAGGAAGACACTCCCATCCCTCCTGTGGAACAAACCCCGTCTGTCGAAGGGAATCAATCAACCGCCCCTACTGCCACAGAAAACGCCCGTCCGGTCATTCCGCCAACCTCCACAGAAACCCCTACACCGGTTTTCACCCCTACTGCCACTCCCCTGGGAGGTGGCGCCTCAGAAATTGCTTTTGTTTCTGAACGTACCGGACAAATGCAAATCTGGATGATGAGTGCGGATGGGAAAAACCTGAGGCAACTGACCAACATGCGCAACGGTGCTTGCCAACCTGCGTGGTCGCCCGATGGCAGTAAACTGGCGTTTATTTCACCATGTCCGGGTAAACGGGAAATCTACGAAGGAAGTGCCATTTACCTGCTGGCGATGGATGGTTCAGAACCCATTCCGCTTCCCTCCAGCCCGGAGGGGGATTTTGACCCAGCATGGTCGCCGGATGGCAAGAAACTGGCGTTTACCTCGCTCCGCACCGGGCGTCCCAGCATTTTCGTTATGGATTTGCAGACCCTGGTGGCTCGGGAAATCTCCGAGTCGCGTTATTCTGACCTCCAACCGTCCTGGTCACCCATCAGCCGGCAAATCGCCTTTGTCCGGCGTATCTCGAATAGCCAAATCTGGATTATGAGCGAGGATGGGGAAAATCAGGTACGCTTTAGCCCACCGGGAGATGTCACCAATTTCTTCCCCACCTGGTCCTGGGATGGTCAGGCAATTCTTTACAACCAAATTGTGGGTGGCTCCAAAGTTCCACGACTCGTCGGGATGCGTTATGAAGACCGCCAGAGTCCGCGGGAATTCCGCATCCCCGCCAGTGGCACAGTGGACATTGGTCCTGTAGGCAGTTTTACCCTCTCGCCAGATGGCTTCTGGGTGGCTTATGAAGGCTGGCCAGACGGCACCAACCATGATATTTATCTGATGACCATGAACGGTGCGACAAACATTCGCTTGACGACGGATCCTTCGTTTGACTATTCCCCTGTCTGGCGCCCGGTCATTCGCTGAGCAATTGATTTTGATATTTATCGGCAAAAAGTGCCGGGGTTCCTCCGGTATGCCAGAACAAAATGGTTTCACCGCGGTGAAAGAAGCCTTTGCGTGCCAGATCAATCAATCCAGCCGCCGCCCTTCCCGTGTAGACCGGATCGAGCAACACCCCTTCCAGTTGTGCAAACAGGGTAATGGCTTCTCGTTCCGCCTCACCCATCACCCCATAACCACCCCCCAAATAATCGGCATTGACAAACACATCCTCTGGATGAATAGTCATGGCTTTTCCCAAACGATCGGAGGCTTCACGTGCCAGAAACGCAACCACCTCCTTCAACTCTCGCTCGGGTTCATCGATGCTGATGCCCAAAATGCGTC of Anaerolinea thermophila UNI-1 contains these proteins:
- a CDS encoding protein kinase domain-containing protein, coding for MPLAAGTLLNHRYRIVSILGQGGMGAVYRAVDEHLGVHVAVKENLFLTDEYSRQFEREARILAGLRHPGLPHVTDYFVLPGQGQYLVMDYIEGEDLRQRMERAGVLPENEVILIGISVCEALNYLHTRPQPIIHRDLKPGNIKVTPEGQAVLVDFGLAKIMEGNQVTMTGARAMTPGYSPPEQYGTSHTDERSDVYSLGATLYAALTGSIPEDGLNRLTGKEQLTDIRKLRPKINRRLAEVIEKALEVDPDDRFQSVEEFRQALIECSEVGAFFKERPTISPPPPELLAEELAQNGNVQPSTNGKQKSKRNFRKRRRFQPGVLIPVFALLVGLSYLLFTLRPDLSQSLFAGFYPSTPFVATESASATPSLEVNQEDTPIPPVEQTPSVEGNQSTAPTATENARPVIPPTSTETPTPVFTPTATPLGGGASEIAFVSERTGQMQIWMMSADGKNLRQLTNMRNGACQPAWSPDGSKLAFISPCPGKREIYEGSAIYLLAMDGSEPIPLPSSPEGDFDPAWSPDGKKLAFTSLRTGRPSIFVMDLQTLVAREISESRYSDLQPSWSPISRQIAFVRRISNSQIWIMSEDGENQVRFSPPGDVTNFFPTWSWDGQAILYNQIVGGSKVPRLVGMRYEDRQSPREFRIPASGTVDIGPVGSFTLSPDGFWVAYEGWPDGTNHDIYLMTMNGATNIRLTTDPSFDYSPVWRPVIR
- a CDS encoding TIGR03936 family radical SAM-associated protein codes for the protein MSALTRYRLWYARGAELRYVSHLDMMLVWERTFRRARLPLAFSQGFNPRPRFHLASALPLGFTSLCEVADVWLVEPLPPKDVQIRVQRAAPPGLSLQRVEIIPLQHPALQTLVLSAEYLVKFREGCPADIAERIENLLNQKEIIRVRREKSYDLRPLIEALHLVTLPESDLPALAMRLSAKESATARPEEVLLALGIDPITARMERTRLIFQEPVSTS
- a CDS encoding pseudouridine-5'-phosphate glycosidase, coding for MEKIVLSPAVQKALDAKTPLVALETAVVTHGLPYPVNVQLAHALEQEVQEQGATPATIGVLRGAVYVGVSAEALESLAQESAVRKISARDFGIALARGESGGTTVAGTLVVARQVGIRVFATGGIGGVHRHAPFDVSADLFELGRSPLVVVCAGAKAILDLPATREVLETHGVPVVGYQTDEFPAFYSRESGLPVDVRADSPEEVAKIAQTHWQMGNSSAVLVVVPPPVEAALPREQVERWIEQAVQEANQRGIHGAGVTPFLLARMAELSGGTSLQANLALLRQNARVGAQIAGALADFHRCIL
- a CDS encoding carbohydrate kinase family protein, encoding MSLESLQERADRPVLAIGAAGLDMVGVITEPVTERLANPASIRFSFGGVARNVAENLARLGQAVRLATAVGEDPFGSDLLEHTASCGVDVSPSLHVKGYDTGSYLAVYESDGTLKMALEDMQVLQALTPAYIRELEPLFAESSVIFVDANLPPKTLKVVVQQARRLKVPVCADTTSVVLAERLLPYLKHLFLLSTNSKEASVLTNHTPDVTGRASALEVSRFLINQGVEVVIIALAAFGVVYATSETSGHVPAVRTKVVDPTGAGDALTATTLFGLLNNIPLDDSVRLGVTAASLVLRHTGPVYPGISLESLYDQLIG
- a CDS encoding lysylphosphatidylglycerol synthase transmembrane domain-containing protein, translated to MSVTNRSLFRSLLPGVFLGFVVLLGLAFLGDLQHVSSTILEFKVQYFGIALAFTLLNYALRFVKWHIYLKQIGVHRLKIGTSLRIFVAGFPLAVTPGKVGEVLKGVWLMRKTSVPVGRGVSVVLAERLSDGLAVALLSTIGILAFPQYWIGFAILLAGLIGVMILSQIRPAALWVLDQIERVGFLRRFSQNIREFYEGSFTLFQPGVAILAVGLGLISWLGEGIGFYFILRGLGLEPTSHLLHTAVFILAFSTIIGAVSALPGGLGAAEISIAGLLTLTLHLSPDIASTATVLIRLATLWFGVFLGVITWSFSPDLTGLEMAKRLIIEPNTQPEKLLK